TGTGCTGCGTCTGCGTGTCAGCGTGTGTGTGCAGGAACCACGAGGAGGTACCATTGGGCGTCGTGCTTTTGCGGAATCCGATAATTAagctaaaaactattttcaaggTCCACCTGTCAACTGATGATTAGCACCTCAAATATTGTCAACACCGAGTTCTTCGTTTCTTTACACTTGTCAAAAAGGCATACATTACTTTTTTATTAAAAAAACAAATGCATTCAAAAAATGGCCGCGTCCAAGCAAAACGAAGGAGCAGACGACACGTCGTGACGCAGGTATGCACCTTCAGTGGGGCCCTAAATAAAGAAGCCAATCCGCACCCCCCACCGCACACGCTCTACTTCCCGAACAAAGCAAAGCAAAGCACGGACGGACGGACGGGCTCTGCACGAGGGCGTCGCGTCGCCTCCGCCCGCCGGACACATCCCCGGCAATAATGAGGCCCCCCGGCCGGCGCCGCGTCCTCGCCGCCGGCGCCTGCGCGCTGCTGCTGGCCGCGACCTTCCTGGCGGCCGGCCTGTTGACGACGTCCTCCCTGGCGCCGTACCTGCTGCCGCCGCTGGCCCTGTCGCTGCCGTGCCTGCCGGCGGTGACCGCGCCGGCGGGGTCCGGGTACGGCGCGGCGCCGGGCGTGGCGGCGCTGGCGGAGGCGGCCGTGGCGTACGCGACCTCGGAGACCGTGCCGCAGCAGTCGGTCGACGAGATCTCGCTGTCGCTGGCCGTGCTGCGGCGGCGCGCGCCGCTGCGGCTGCTGGTGTTCGGGCTGGGCCACGACTCGAGGCTGTGGCACGCGCTGAACCCGGGCGGCGCCACGGTGTTCCTGGAGGAGGACCCGGCGTGGTACCGCGTGGTGCGGGCGCAGTCGCCGTTCCTGCGCGCGCACCTGGTGGCCTACCGCACGCGCCTCGACCAGGCGGACCGGCTCCTGGCCACGTACAGGCGGCACCCGGCCtgcctccccggcggcggcggcggcaacgaCACCCTGCAGCTGCCGCGCGTGCGCGGCAACTGGGCGTGTCCGCTGGCGCTGTACAACCTGCCGCCCGAGGTGTACGAGACCGAGTGGGACATGGTCATGATCGACGCGCCCAAGGGGTACTTCGCGGCGGCGCCCGGGAGGATGGCCGCGATATGGACCGCGGCCGCCATGGCCCGCGCGCGCCAGGGCGAGGGCGACACCGACGTCTTCCTGCACGACGTCGACCGGAGGGTGGAGAAGGCGTTCGCCGAGGAGTTCCTCTGCGAGAGATTCCGGGTCGGCGGCACCGGCCGGCTCTGGCATTTCAGGATCCCGCCAGTTTCACGGCGTGGGGAGGACGGCACGGCGACCGCCGGTGACCGGAACCCGTTTTGTTAAGGCGCCGGTGAGAGTCTTGGACGGTCTATTTGGCCCTATTTGGGACGGTCTATAGTTAGTACTCCGTAAACAGGATTTACGTCGTCGTCGGCCCTGCAGTTCGAATGCATTCgagtttttttgttttgttttgtttaaaAAGCAGATGCGAACACATGTATTTCCTTTCGTTCGGTGTTTCAAAGTGATAGTTCATCAGGAATCAGGGAATGCACAATAGATCCAATAATGTAATATAATGTAATGCTCACTCCAGCCAGCAATTATTTTCTATATATGGGTCACGCAGTAATTATaataagggcatgtacagtggagagacaccaaaacggttctccaagcacaggagacaactaagagactctattgtacaatggagtgtctataaacgtagtctattaataaatacagaattaaatgtatttgtatagcatcagatcgatagaacagacgacaaattcgtacagtgggaagtgagacgtctgttgttacttggtttacgagccagaggcgtctcttcacggagagacggctctaagattaTTTTGCAAATAACCCCTAAAACACTTTAAGAGCCCTCAtattaaacaccactgtacatgccctaatgGACAGCGGGGCGTCTCCATCGTGGACGGCGGACGCGACGCAACCCATGCCAGCATTATCCTTGTTGTCTCTTTTTGGCCCACATCCATGAATGGATCTCAGCGTTTTTCATCGCAAAAGTCCAAGGACAAACAAATCAAGTGCAAAGCACCTGCCACCGTTTTTTCCTTGTAGTTGGCTACTCTGATTCCACTGACGCCAACACCCCCGGTGATACTAAAATACACGTACTACCTCCTCGCTCGTCACTCGATTCCGTATTGCATATGTGATCGGCATTGGGCTAAGACATGTTTGGTTAGATgattaaggttagttcttcaattcggacGACTAATTTTAGATAAAGTGCGGCACAGTTAGTCACGAACTAAACAGACTCTAAATTTGTAAATCAGTGATACTGAATTGAATTGTGCTCAGAATCAAGGTGGAATTAAACTGTTATATTTGGAATTGATCGGAAAGGATATATATTATGATATCTGAACTATAGTTTGTAGATTCCTGGTAGGTAAATGCAATTAAATTGTGATACCCAGAATTAGCGTGGCGTTAAACCGTCGTACTGGGAACCAATGTGGAAATTGGAATTACACTGTAAACTTGTGCCATGGAACAGTTATTAGTTGTGGAACTAAATTATGATGCCTAGAACTAATTTGTAAAATTTGTGACATGGATTTACTGTGGAATTAAATGTGTATTTCATCGGTGTGGACTCTCTTTTTTTCTACATTATCACTAATGTGGAATTAATTTGTTACATGTAGGACTAATATGTCAGGTTAACGAAGAAAGTATTCGCTGTGGCATTTTAGGATTAGTGTGGCGCATTACTCAAATGAAGTATATGATTTGGAAATTTCACAAATTGCGACGAGAAAATGGTTAAGGCATGCCGCGCGCTACCGCTGCCGAGCCTGAGGCAGGGCGCAGTCGCGGCCAGGACCATGACATAGCATGACTATCAAGGAGACAGTTATAGAGCGTACGTGGAGTAAAACAGTCACAGAGTTAGAGTGCGTGACAAAGTTTTACAACTTTCAGATCATAACTTTGAAGATGACAAAGTTTCATGTCTTCGAGTCTCCCATAACCGTCCGATTCTCCTGTCTTCCTATCTCCCGCGTCCGCTAGGTTCTCCTAGCTCGCACGAGCACCAGAAGGCCAGACCTCTGAAACAAGTGTCGTCTAAGAGTTCACCTGCTTAAGTGAAGGATTGTAATCATGTGTTTTAGGGAGTGTCGACATGACTGCTCACTTCATCATTCCTTCTTGGTGTTGATTGATGCTATGTCATCTTCCTGACATGATGTTTCGATGGTGACCGACACAGCAACATACCTGCACTACATCAAACAGAACAACTACAGTTCAAAACAATTCTATATTAGTGCTAAATCTATTAGAGAGGAAATGCTATTTTTGAATAAAGAAAATAATGGCATAAATGATAATTAATCTTTTGAGTTAATTATTTGAAAccaagtgtttgatgcattcatttTTGAAGCATGATCTTTGTCTGTTAATGAACTGCTAATATTTATTGTATCTATTCTTTTGCAAAGTCCAATTAATTAAATAATAGAAGCCTTAACTAAAAACTTGTTATGCTTTaaaatatattatttttatttataaatatTACTAATGAATTTGTTATAATTTTTGAAATATTtaaatttaattatttatttgttttttaaaaaataaagAAATTTTGAATGAAAAAAAAACAGGGCAATTCCCTGTATGCCATCGTAAAATATACTCATTCTTTGTATGTCACTTGCCCCACATATCATACACACAAATAAATTTACCTATACGCCACTCAGTGACACACAAGGAATGAGTATAAAATCTGATGACATATAGAGAATTTTTCCAAAAACAAAACACCAACCCAGCCGGGCCGATTTCGGCCCACCAGGCCATCCCTCCATTTCCTCCCCTCTCCTATCTCTAGCGCGCGAGCCCACCCTGGCCCTAAGACCCTTCGTTCAAGGCACGCGCGCGCATGGCACCGCCGCCGCCTCGGCTCGATCGCTCTCGTCCCCGCCTCAACCCCTCGCCTCCCCAAGCCGCTTCGCCTCCCCACGCGATGGAAACACCCGACCCCTTTCCTCTCCCCTCCCCACTCTGCTCTAAAGTGTCACAGACGCCATTAATGGTGTTGAAGGTGTTGCCGCCCCTTCTCCTCAAAATACATCAAACAAAAATGTTACGAAGTGCATACTGGTCACGGTGAGGAGTAACTGGCCTGGTATTCATTTAATTTTGTCTCAAAACCCAAACGTACATAGGATCCTCCCTGCTAATATTGACGATATAATTAAGCAATGGGTCCACAGAATCCCGCACAGCTATGTATTTCCATACAACTCTGCTAAGCCACACCATCTGTTGGCGCCGATCTGGGCAGCGCCAATCATTAGGGGTGTACCGCCTGGCGGTGCCCTCTACggcatgcggacggtccgcggctctgGGCCGAACGATCCGTGACCTCGGCGCAGGAGCGACACCTTCCCTGtgtcgcaccggacggtccgcgcacagggccggacggtccgtgatggcgcagggtcgtcttcctcctcgcgGGAACCTAGATCTCACCCCCTGGGAGAAGAGATCTTAGGGTGCCCTAGGTCGATAGGTCACCCGGGGTGTCTCCAGACGACGTTGAGttgcctaggaattaagagatcaattcgaggaagagtCCTTGGATGGACAACTAGGTCTTGCCCATCGGGAGGGgtaagatcctagggtcgtcttggggtcggcaggccatccaagacggatctagatgatatagagtcgaataggggtggaggtggatatgaggAAGGCTATAACTAGAActacgctacatctactcctagggcaggaatgataaagaaagtaattggttcgattagaatgtgttcgggggtcctcaatcggtcgtacccctttatatttataggggaggaggtctggtcCTGTTCCTAGGAGATAGCCAacaactcccacgtgattagatggataaccaaacacgagataaggataatcacCTGAGTTGATCTGATCCCGGGGCTGCAGACTGTCTGAGCCCTAGGGCCAGACCGTCCGccacttttggtgctcaacacatgcccctgccttttggtggagcttggcgaaccaaaaaCACTAGTAAAAACTTCAGAAACAATTGACCTCATGGGTTATTTTGTTCCCaaagtaaggactcagctcgatgcaagtcaacagctcttgcgatcagataatataaatacttgatAAAACTTTGATGCACAGAGGCCATTTCGGattgcatcctcttcggccatgacTGCCTGATCGACATGTCAATAGGCAAGAACTTGTGGTGCCCCCAGCCTAAATAAGCAAATGGATTGGACCAGTAATATAGATTCATcgccgtaccaccccacacatgagtAGGACAACACATCAGCGATGGATAGACTGGGAAGCACCATGTCATCCCTAGAAGAGGATGACTaggcgatcttggttgtgctaccTTTTGGGCCGGTTTAGTTGGCTTTTGCTTTTGCACAGACCGCCCTTTTGACTTGGTTTGTTTTATTGGTCGGTTGTGTGCAACAgccttcttcatatatttggcaagcaactaatcaaaagtagggtcgactctactgagtcgtccagaCGTCTTAGCATGTTTTGCTTCCTAACACTTGTTTTGGAACGTTGTGGTCCGATGATCTGAGGTTGTTGCGTCTGACcatctgcggaccgtccggccatcataGCCAGACTGTCCGCGCCTATCTCAGATTGTCTGACCttagtacccggaccgtccggcgtacgcaggaccggtgaccgtgatcgggtgtccAATCGTGCTTGCCCCTCGGTGCCTTCGGTCTTTCTATTGTCCGGAGCCTTCCGAGTAACCACTCTGCGTGACATATTTGGTGTATGGggatcaccaatgacgatatttttatCTTTGCTTTTATCGGCCGCACAAGGCCGAACTATGACTTTTTTACTCGTCGGCTCTAATGTGGTGGCAGGGACATGTGGCCTATCAATCCTCACCTCCTCTTGAAACCTTAACTggccttcgtttatagccgattgtatttgccgacgaaagacaacacaatcattggtgttatgaaAAAAAGAGCCATGCCATTTACAATATACACGTCCTTTTAATTCCTCAATCGAAGGCATTATatgtgacaatttaatattaccatgtttaagtaactcatcaaatattttatcacacttagtaatattaaatgtgaacttaactttctccttttgtgtcgagtgaggatgagagcgaacagaaggtttggccttagtgggccaaacaagctcagggaCAGGTGACTTTTTCGGCTCTTGGGGCTTGGGGCTTGGGTGGTCGGCTATATTTATGCCGCCATTCTGCACTAGGCGGATCACAGGTGACTTCTGGTGCTCTGGACAGTCCGACCTGTGTAGTCAGATGGTCTGCGAGTGGATCGAACGGTCCGGTCTTATTCCCGGACTGTCCGGTCGCGTCGGGCAACACATGCGACCCTTGTGGTGGGCTCTGCGTAGGGTGCCAGATGGTCTGATGGAGGGACGAATGGTCCGAGATCGTGTGCGGACGGTCTGGCCGTGCTCAGAGTTGACCCACCATTTAGCGGAGATGGTGGTGACAGTCGTCGtggatatgagtccatcggcataccagaatatggctggggaaacccatttgatgtcgatgtgtttggcgcaattgtttcggtgcctaatttatgtgataaaaaattaggcatgtgagtttttcctaatgcatgCGCCATCCTCTGTATATCCTCTGTGATACTTTTAATacgattatcaaaagaaattttaatagatggAATATCATCGGCTAACCTGGCATCACCTATCATGGGGAGCTGTTGCAGCACGGCTCACATGTACTTGGCGTTTATTTCCCTCTCTTGGACGGTCTTCTGGTGGCAATCTACCCTGAAGTGCGAGAGGAACCACTTATCCGCCACCTTGAGCACCTGATCTTTTTGTCGCTGGACCTCCTTGTCTATTTTCTTCATGTCATCTTTTAATCTTTTATGCTCAGCGGCTGAtaaattagtcagccttgtgtCGCTATTTGGAGAAGCAATGTTTagatctttagaatcggccatgtaagcctgattttgtagatCTACAACCTCTTCCCCAATGGAGTcgacaaaaagtgtgttggcgccgatctggGCAGCGCCAATCACTAGGGGTGTACCGCCTGGCGGTGCCCTCTACGGcgacgcggacggtccacggcctgGGCGCAGGAGCGATGCCTTCCCTGCGTCGCACCGGATGGTCCGCGCACAGGGCTGGACGATCCGCGATGGtgcagggtcgtcttcctcctcctcgcTGGAACCTAGATCTCGCCCCCTATGGGAAGAGATCTTAGGGCGCCCTGGATCGATAGGTCACCtggggcgtccccagacgacatggagccgcctaggaattaagagatcaattcgaggaataggccttggatggacaactagattTTGCCCTTGGGAGAGgtaagatcctagggtcgtcttggggtcggcaggccacccaagacggatctagacgacgtagagtcaaataggggtggaggtggatatgcggaaggctataactagaactatgctacatctactcctagggctgtaatgataaagaaagtaattggttcgattggaatgtgttcgagggtcctcaatcggccgtacccctttatatttataggggaagaGGTCTAGACATATTCCTAGGAGATAGCCAAGagctcccacgtgattagatggataaccacgcacgagataaggataatcacCTGAGTTGATCTGATCGCGGGGCTGCGGACTGTCTGGGCCCTAAGGCCGGACCGTCTGCCACTTTTGGTGGTCAACACCATCTGTTGAGCACCACAAGTGGCGGACGGTCCAACCcttgggcccggacagtccgcgtgcCCCACTCGGGTGATTATCCtcatctcgtgcgtggttatccatctaatcatgtGGTAGTTGTTGGCTATCTCCTAGGAATAGGtttagacctcctcccctataaatatgaaggggtacgatcgattgagaacccccgaacacattccaatcgaaacaattactttatttacttttcctgtcctaggagtagatgtagcgtagttctagttgtagctttccgcatatccacctccacccctattcgactgtacgtcgtctagatccgtcttgggtggcctgccgatcccaagacgaccctaggatcttacccctccccgagggcaagatctagttgttcaTTCAAAATACTATATCTCGACTgcctcttaattcctaggcgactctaCGTTGTTTGgagacgccccgggtgacctgctGACCCGGAGCACCCTAAGGTCTCTCCCCTTAGGGGACGAGATCTAGGTCCTACGAGGAGAAGAAGACAACCCTGCGCCATCGCGAACCGTCCGTCACAGAGCTTGGACCGTTCAGACAGCGcagggtgtaacacccctggtgttattagaactaaaacttgagcatgacatcatatgcattgacatgtcattatgtttgttacacctggaatgcattcactaggctaaaacttcaacacaagttgtgatgtggtgatttgaagtgttcttaaccctagaatagggtacttaaccctggaaTTAGGGCATATGGGTAAATGTGAAGCCAAATTGAGTAGTACCGCAAAAGCTATTGGAAATGTTCACAAGAGATTAACTTTtatggatttgagtggcacaaaaaccctaaagcaCCCAAAACCCTAAATGGGACCCTGGAAACCCTAATTTGTGCCTATATGGTGATTttaaattctaggcacttttggaccaaactgtatatatcaaagtggtagaacataaaaaaccaaacaacttttatattggaggattttcaagtgATGTGAAGCaaattggacttaattgcaaaaagccTCAAGGGCATCTATGTGGTTAACTCTGAAAAATCAGTGTAATTAGGCCAAGTTTGGAGCCCTGTATTTCTTAATCCATAAAGGTTTTGCTCTAGATCAATACATCAAACTTATAGAGCTATGTTAGGAGTACAATTTTGATTAAGAGACTAAGCCTTGATGCTATATGAAAATGGGAGATAAATGGACTTAAAGATAGACTGTCAGTCAACCCTGAAACTGATTTTTGACTGACAGTGAATTGGGACAAACTTTGGGAGTGATTTCGAGTAGGATCCAGTGAGTGTTTGATTATGGTTGCTATAATAAAATCAAAGCTGGTTTGTAGGAGATCAATTTTGCTACAGACGGATTAGTAAGTTGccacataaaaatttgagaacAACACCCTCCAACTTGCTCTGTCAGACGCTCTTATGGGTATTCGCGATGGTACTGTAGCTGAACAAGATCAGATTCAATGAACTTCACCACCGGTAATCTCTGCACTGCGATCCATGCTGCCCACCACGATTTGTGTTCAGCTCGGGCAGGATATTACTGCGAACGTGAAAAGATCGGAGGGGGAATGGATTGAGCCGGCATCACTGTACCCACTTGCACCGGTGACGTGGTCGCACAACCGTCGTCGTCGTGCCACTGTTTACCTCGCTCACGACACGCCTTAAGCTATTCTACCACGTCGTCGTGGGTTGTGGAGGATAACCAAGTGATAGCTGTAACCTTTTGCCCGGTGAACGCCACAGTAGTTCGCGCCGGTGACTCACCCCTCTCTTCGGCTGCCAGCTTCCCTCTTCCAAATTCAGAGCCACCGCTCACGAACATTATAAATTGAGTGCACAGCTAGTTCCACTAGATTGTTACGAATCCAAAGCACCAACCCTTGCCctcgattagccaccatagccgAAGAATTTCATTCTTCCCCCAAATCGGCCGTCTACGCCACCGTGTGACGCCGCGTCGTGGCTAGCCACCTCCAGGTTCGTCCTCGCCCTCCTTGTCCGTGTTTCAGCACTCTCGCATGCTTGTGATGCTCGTCGGCCCGGCCGATTAAGCTATACCGTGATAGATCATAAGGAACGCGCCGGGATTGTCTCAAGCTCCGCGGGTGTGCGTGGACTGAGCTCTAGAGCTGCGTTCAGGTTAAATTAGGGATTCCCAGTGGATCGCCAGGGGTGGAATTGGGCGTAGACCGAATTAGGGCATAGATTATTGCGTATTCCGACCAGTATGAGTTCGTCAGAGAGCACGCACGCCGTCGTCCTTTCGTCGGGGACTTGGTcttgcgaagaaatagaaaccgAGGGGTCTAAGTGCACTTGTCAGTGAAACGATTGATTAGTGCTCAAGTGTTCTTTACTGTTTGTTCAAATCACTAAGGGCCCTGCACAAAATCATTAGCGCGGGCACGCGCAGGCGCGTTTTGCCTAGTCTTGGATCGGGTCTGGCTAGTTTTAGCCTCGTACtattcattcttttcctttttcttccaGGCTTggaaatttataggaaattctagaaaaatggtaaaattatgggaccaattttgctagactcctaaattcatctagtatttaataaaaatagttccaagatttttagtccaaacctaGATTTATTTGGtatttaaagatgcctaaacctagccttttagatttttagaattaatttggtagctccaaaaataataaattttttgggtaagcttaatttgatgattaaaacccttgggtaaagtttagcatgctttggacattgtttggttcCAAACCCAagatactagcctcctaggatatAAGTGCCTAATTCTAATAGAGTACTAACCTAGGAAACTCTAGTGACTAGtgggcaccgtgaaggaaagttgtattcaagatacaacttagtgtgtttctattataactgcatattcatagcatcacatgagcattcatatatatatatatgtattgttatgtatagaaaacgaagaagaagtggtaGTCGAAGAAGTTACCCcgcaagctgaaattccacctgtcgagaacaacttctattttgacatctgtggagcagaccttgagcctcctacaacacaaggcaagccccagtgcatttacccctttccttgttgttttaaactctttatcacttgatatgatgcattaggtgataggagttgtgtgctaaacaattgttgTATTCCCTTCCTTGaaactgattaccattccttgatacctgttttacttaaaagttttctgatggttagctttgctttagaaaacaaaatgttttgttttaaacaaaagatgatgcttcatatgggatgggaagttttcaaagaaaagacttgatggtgaatccgtcatggccgtgatgggttcaacatctgaaaagatgtacctctgtcaggtaccaaattttgggttataaatgataaagacaagaccgggcggttgacttgcacgagaaggaagtctcgatgtagtgtctccgtctgagtcgattaaggaccgtgtcgatgtaggcttgat
This portion of the Zea mays cultivar B73 chromosome 2, Zm-B73-REFERENCE-NAM-5.0, whole genome shotgun sequence genome encodes:
- the LOC100284801 gene encoding plant-specific domain TIGR01627 family protein, producing MRPPGRRRVLAAGACALLLAATFLAAGLLTTSSLAPYLLPPLALSLPCLPAVTAPAGSGYGAAPGVAALAEAAVAYATSETVPQQSVDEISLSLAVLRRRAPLRLLVFGLGHDSRLWHALNPGGATVFLEEDPAWYRVVRAQSPFLRAHLVAYRTRLDQADRLLATYRRHPACLPGGGGGNDTLQLPRVRGNWACPLALYNLPPEVYETEWDMVMIDAPKGYFAAAPGRMAAIWTAAAMARARQGEGDTDVFLHDVDRRVEKAFAEEFLCERFRVGGTGRLWHFRIPPVSRRGEDGTATAGDRNPFC